The sequence CCTGCTCCAGCGCTTCCAACCTCGCTTCCAGGTCGGAGTGAGGCATGGCCGGCGCACTGCGCTGCGCCGATAAAGCCGCGACGTCCACCGGGCCGGCGAGAAGATGCACGTAGCGATCCTCGCGCTGGCCTGGCCCGCGCGGGATTTCCTGGACCAGCGGCGGCCGCCGGCCGATCAGCATGTCGAGTTCACCCCGCAGATCTTCGATCGACGAAAACCGCGCCATGCGCTCGGCTCGAGCCAACAGTTCATGCGCCGTCTGCGGCCCGCGCAGCAGGAGCAGGCCGATCAAGGCGGTCTGCGGCGTGGTCAGCGAGAAGCGCTGCGCCATCTGATGCTCGTAGCGCTCGACGCGCGAGCCGAACATCTGCCGCACCAGCCCCTTCTGCTCGAGCAGCTTCAGCGCCCGGTGCACCTCCGTCTGCTCCAGCGCCATGACCGGGTCACGCGCCGTCTTCTGGTTGGCCGCGGCAAGGGCTGCGTTGAGCGTCAGCGGATAGACATCCGGCGTCAGCTCCTTCTTCTCGATCAGGCAGCCAAGCACGCGCGCTTCGATGGGGGAGAGGATGGGAAGGTCTTCGCTCATGGATTCTATACCCAAAGCCTCCGATACCATGACCGTTCGCAAAACGTCTCCCATTTTCGATCGACGAATGCGCTACGAAGCGTCACACTTTTCAGTCCGGCGCGCTTCGGCACTAGAGCAATTCCAGGAAAAGTGTGAGCGGTTTTCCCGGGAAAGCGCGTAGCGCTTTCCCTTGGGAATTGCGTCAAAACAAAGAGTTAGAGCGCATCAGCCCCGGCCGCCGCGGCCTTTCGCTCAGGTTTCGGCCGCCAGAAGGATCTGAC comes from Mesorhizobium japonicum MAFF 303099 and encodes:
- a CDS encoding YceH family protein, giving the protein MSEDLPILSPIEARVLGCLIEKKELTPDVYPLTLNAALAAANQKTARDPVMALEQTEVHRALKLLEQKGLVRQMFGSRVERYEHQMAQRFSLTTPQTALIGLLLLRGPQTAHELLARAERMARFSSIEDLRGELDMLIGRRPPLVQEIPRGPGQREDRYVHLLAGPVDVAALSAQRSAPAMPHSDLEARLEALEQEVAALRARLDALGG